The following coding sequences are from one Vibrio syngnathi window:
- a CDS encoding acyl-CoA dehydrogenase has translation MSSLRQKWVSDPAFKLFKKVLPPLSSTEKEAMEAGSVWWDGELFSGKPDFTKLHQYPKPQLTAEEQSFMDNELETLLAMLDDHKIVKEDRDLPEEVWNFLRKERFFSLIIAKGYGGREFSAHANSTIVTKIATRSISTAVSVMVPNSLGPGELLSHYGTQDQKDYWLPRLADGTDIPCFALTGPEAGSDAGGIPDVGTVCMGMHEGKETLGIKLNWNKRYITLAPVATVLGLAFKLHDPEKLLGDKEDIGITCALIPADHEGVVIGERHDPLGLAFMNGPTRGHDVFIPMEWLIGGADYAGKGWRMLVECLSAGRGISLPALGTAMGHLTAKTTGAYAYVRKQFGMSIGKFEGVAESLGRIGGLTYLLEATRTLTTTSLDMKEKPGIVTAIAKYHMTEMARTILNDSMDIHSGRAIQDGPMNYLAAPYLGIPVAITVEGANILTRNLMIFGQGATRCHPYVLSEMEAAANPDEKQGAKDFDSLLFKHISHATKNTFGAFGAALTGSKFIKADMSGPTKPYYQDLTRLSRALAVSADFAMLTLGGELKRKELISARLGDGLSYLYMASAALKKYEDEGRQQADLDYVHYAVQHCFHNAAKSLQEAYRNFPNKMVGKVLKGLVFPVGNHFEKPSDNLTVQLAESLMTPGAHRERLTHLCYIGKEEDDSVGLMENAFNAMYSIKPLERKIFNAVKEGKVARKGLLADKLAQALAADVLTQEEVDQIVAADKLRYTAIQVDHFSHDFSETLTRKELKPKLNSVA, from the coding sequence ATGAGCTCTCTAAGACAAAAATGGGTAAGTGACCCAGCTTTTAAACTCTTTAAAAAAGTACTACCACCACTATCTAGCACCGAGAAAGAAGCGATGGAAGCGGGTAGCGTGTGGTGGGACGGAGAGCTGTTTTCTGGTAAACCAGATTTCACTAAGCTTCACCAGTACCCAAAACCTCAGCTCACAGCAGAAGAGCAATCGTTCATGGATAATGAACTTGAAACTTTGCTCGCTATGCTTGATGACCACAAAATTGTGAAAGAAGACCGAGACCTTCCAGAGGAAGTTTGGAACTTCTTACGCAAAGAGCGTTTCTTCTCGCTAATTATCGCGAAAGGGTACGGTGGTCGTGAATTTTCAGCACACGCCAACTCTACAATCGTAACCAAGATAGCGACTCGTAGTATCAGTACTGCGGTTTCGGTAATGGTTCCAAACTCTCTTGGTCCGGGCGAGCTACTGTCTCACTACGGTACTCAAGATCAAAAAGACTACTGGCTACCACGTCTTGCTGACGGTACAGATATCCCTTGTTTCGCACTAACAGGCCCTGAAGCGGGTTCTGATGCGGGTGGTATCCCTGATGTCGGCACTGTGTGTATGGGCATGCACGAAGGTAAAGAGACACTAGGTATCAAACTTAACTGGAACAAGCGTTACATTACGCTAGCACCAGTAGCAACGGTACTTGGTTTGGCTTTCAAACTGCACGATCCAGAAAAGCTACTGGGTGACAAAGAAGACATTGGTATCACTTGTGCGCTTATCCCGGCAGACCACGAAGGTGTTGTGATTGGTGAGCGTCATGATCCACTTGGTCTTGCGTTTATGAATGGTCCAACACGCGGTCACGATGTATTTATTCCTATGGAATGGCTAATCGGTGGCGCAGATTACGCAGGTAAAGGCTGGCGTATGCTGGTGGAATGTCTGTCTGCAGGTCGTGGTATCTCATTACCCGCACTGGGCACGGCGATGGGCCACCTAACAGCGAAAACGACCGGCGCATACGCTTATGTTCGTAAGCAATTCGGTATGTCGATTGGTAAATTTGAAGGTGTTGCAGAGAGCTTAGGCCGTATTGGTGGTTTAACGTATCTATTAGAAGCGACTCGTACACTGACAACCACTTCACTTGATATGAAAGAGAAGCCGGGTATCGTAACGGCTATCGCGAAGTATCACATGACAGAGATGGCTCGTACTATTCTGAATGACTCAATGGATATCCATTCAGGTCGTGCAATTCAAGATGGCCCAATGAACTACTTGGCTGCACCTTACCTAGGTATTCCAGTAGCTATCACAGTAGAAGGTGCGAACATCCTAACTCGTAACCTGATGATCTTCGGTCAAGGTGCGACACGTTGTCACCCATACGTATTGAGCGAAATGGAAGCGGCAGCGAACCCAGACGAGAAGCAAGGTGCAAAAGACTTTGATAGCTTGTTGTTCAAGCACATCTCACACGCAACTAAAAACACCTTCGGTGCTTTTGGTGCGGCACTAACAGGCTCTAAGTTCATTAAAGCCGACATGAGCGGCCCAACAAAACCTTACTACCAAGACCTGACTCGTTTAAGCCGTGCGCTTGCAGTCAGTGCGGATTTCGCAATGCTGACGCTAGGTGGCGAACTGAAACGTAAAGAGCTTATCTCTGCACGTTTGGGTGATGGTCTAAGTTACCTATATATGGCATCTGCTGCACTTAAAAAGTATGAAGACGAAGGTCGTCAACAAGCTGACTTAGACTACGTACACTACGCAGTTCAGCACTGTTTCCACAACGCGGCTAAGTCGTTACAAGAAGCGTACCGTAACTTCCCGAACAAGATGGTTGGTAAAGTACTTAAAGGTCTAGTTTTCCCTGTTGGTAACCACTTCGAAAAACCGAGTGATAACCTAACAGTTCAACTAGCAGAGAGTTTGATGACTCCAGGTGCACACCGTGAACGTCTGACTCACCTTTGTTACATTGGCAAAGAGGAAGATGATAGTGTTGGCCTTATGGAGAATGCTTTCAATGCGATGTATAGCATTAAACCTTTGGAGCGTAAGATCTTCAACGCAGTGAAAGAGGGCAAAGTGGCTCGTAAAGGCTTGCTGGCGGATAAATTGGCTCAAGCACTTGCTGCTGATGTTCTGACACAAGAAGAAGTCGACCAAATTGTTGCTGCTGATAAACTACGCTACACAGCGATTCAAGTTGACCACTTCAGTCATGACTTTAGTGAAACTTTGACGCGAAAAGAGTTAAAACCTAAGCTAAATAGCGTTGCTTAG
- a CDS encoding aspartate:alanine antiporter: MNIDVVLLLKQNPILLIFVVLSIGLAIGKIRFGSLQLGNSIGVLITSLIMGHLGFSFNADALTIGFMLFIYCVGIEAGPNFFGIFFRDGKHYLILSLVVLSTAIALTYFCSEYLGLGFGLSAGMMAGALTATPILVGAQDALNSGLAEVPRNMDLGLVIENLSVGYAMAYLVGLISMIMFARLIPKLQKVNLHDSAEQIAQERGLGTSGQRKVYLPIIRAYRVGPELITWTDGKNLRELGIYRQTGCYIERIRRNGILAHPDGDAILQEGDEIALVGFPDSHARLDPSFRNGKEVFDRNLLDLRIVEEEIVVKSDNIAGKRLSDLNLSEYGCFLNRVVRAQIEMPMDLNIVLSKGDVLQVSGEKSRVHGLAEKIGFISIHSQMADLTAFCSFFILGILFGLITMTFGQVSFGLGNAVGLLLSGIMLGFLRANHPTFGYVPQGALNMVKDLGLMFFMVGIGLSAGGKIFEHLTQVGPQVIGIALIVSVLPVFFAYLVGAYALKMNRALLFGAIIGARTCAPAMDIVNDHARSTIPALGYAGTYAIANILMTLAGTFIIIIS, translated from the coding sequence GTGAATATCGACGTTGTCTTGCTGTTAAAACAAAATCCCATTCTTCTCATCTTTGTTGTGTTATCTATTGGTCTCGCCATTGGTAAAATTCGTTTCGGTAGCCTCCAACTTGGAAATTCAATCGGTGTTCTGATTACTTCTCTTATCATGGGACATCTTGGTTTTTCCTTTAACGCCGACGCTCTCACGATTGGTTTCATGCTCTTCATTTACTGTGTAGGTATTGAAGCTGGCCCCAACTTCTTCGGTATATTCTTCAGAGACGGTAAGCATTACCTCATTCTTAGCCTCGTTGTACTTTCTACTGCCATTGCCCTTACTTATTTTTGCAGCGAATATTTAGGTCTTGGTTTCGGACTTTCCGCCGGCATGATGGCGGGAGCACTAACTGCAACACCAATATTAGTTGGTGCGCAAGATGCACTCAATTCAGGTTTAGCTGAAGTACCAAGAAACATGGACCTGGGTCTGGTTATAGAAAACCTCTCTGTAGGTTACGCGATGGCTTATTTAGTCGGCTTAATCAGTATGATTATGTTTGCCCGCCTTATTCCAAAGCTCCAGAAAGTAAACCTACACGATTCAGCAGAACAAATAGCTCAAGAGCGCGGCTTAGGCACCTCTGGTCAGCGTAAGGTTTACTTACCCATTATCCGAGCTTACCGCGTAGGACCAGAGCTAATTACCTGGACTGATGGCAAGAACCTTCGTGAGCTTGGCATCTATCGCCAAACTGGTTGCTACATCGAGCGGATTCGACGTAATGGTATTCTTGCCCACCCTGATGGCGATGCCATTCTGCAAGAAGGCGATGAAATCGCATTAGTTGGCTTCCCTGACAGCCACGCTCGTCTTGACCCAAGTTTCCGAAACGGCAAAGAAGTTTTTGACCGTAACCTTCTCGACCTACGAATCGTTGAAGAAGAGATCGTCGTTAAAAGTGACAACATCGCGGGTAAGCGTTTATCTGACTTAAACTTATCCGAATACGGCTGTTTCCTTAACCGCGTAGTAAGAGCTCAAATTGAAATGCCGATGGACTTAAACATCGTACTTTCTAAAGGTGATGTACTACAAGTCAGTGGTGAAAAGAGCCGTGTTCACGGCCTTGCTGAAAAAATTGGTTTCATCTCGATTCACAGCCAAATGGCCGATTTGACGGCTTTCTGTAGCTTCTTCATTCTGGGGATTTTGTTTGGTTTGATCACCATGACATTTGGCCAAGTCTCATTTGGTTTAGGTAATGCAGTTGGTCTTCTTCTATCGGGCATCATGCTTGGCTTCTTACGAGCGAACCACCCTACCTTCGGTTACGTTCCTCAAGGAGCGTTGAATATGGTCAAAGATCTCGGTTTGATGTTCTTTATGGTCGGTATCGGCTTGAGCGCCGGTGGTAAGATATTTGAGCATTTGACCCAAGTGGGTCCGCAAGTTATCGGGATAGCACTTATCGTGAGTGTACTGCCGGTATTCTTCGCCTACCTAGTTGGCGCTTACGCACTGAAGATGAACCGAGCTCTTCTTTTTGGAGCCATCATTGGCGCACGAACCTGTGCTCCGGCGATGGACATCGTAAATGACCACGCTCGCTCAACTATCCCTGCTCTGGGTTACGCGGGTACGTACGCGATAGCCAATATATTGATGACCTTAGCAGGTACTTTCATCATCATTATTAGTTAG
- a CDS encoding GrxA family glutaredoxin: MFVVIFGRPACPFCVRAKEHAETLKAKRDDFNYRYVDIHAEGISKADLEKTVGKPVDTVPQIFIDQDHIGGCTEFEAYAKENLGLFD, encoded by the coding sequence ATGTTTGTAGTTATTTTTGGTCGCCCTGCTTGTCCATTCTGTGTTCGTGCAAAAGAGCATGCTGAAACTCTTAAAGCTAAACGCGATGACTTCAACTACCGTTATGTTGATATCCACGCTGAAGGCATAAGCAAAGCTGACCTAGAAAAGACTGTTGGTAAGCCTGTAGACACAGTGCCACAAATCTTCATCGACCAAGACCACATCGGCGGCTGCACAGAATTTGAAGCATACGCAAAAGAAAATCTAGGTCTTTTCGACTAA
- the fabV gene encoding enoyl-ACP reductase FabV, whose translation MIIKPRIRGFICTTTHPVGCEANVKEQIAYTKAQGPIANAPKRVLVVGSSSGYGLSSRIAAAFGGGASTIGVFFEKAGTEKKTGTAGFYNSAAFDKLAKEEGLYSKSLNGDAFSNEAKQKTIDLIKEDLGQIDMVVYSLASPVRKMPETGEVIRSALKPIGETYTSTAVDTNKDAIIEASVEPATEEEIKDTVTVMGGEDWELWINALSEAGVLADGCKTVAYSYIGTELTWPIYWDGALGKAKMDLDRAASALNEKLGQTGGTANVAVLKSVVTQASSAIPVMPLYIAMVFKKMREEGIHEGCMEQIFRMFSQRLYKEDGSAAEVDEVNRLRLDDLELRDDIQEHCRNLWPQITTENLKELTDYVEYKEEFLKLFGFGVEGVDYEADVNPAVEFDVADI comes from the coding sequence ATGATCATCAAACCTCGAATTCGCGGATTCATCTGTACTACAACACATCCAGTCGGTTGTGAAGCTAATGTAAAAGAACAAATTGCTTACACAAAAGCTCAAGGCCCAATCGCAAACGCACCTAAACGTGTACTAGTTGTTGGCTCTTCAAGTGGCTACGGCTTGTCTTCACGTATTGCGGCAGCATTTGGTGGCGGCGCTTCTACTATCGGTGTTTTCTTCGAGAAAGCCGGTACTGAGAAAAAAACTGGCACAGCTGGTTTCTACAACTCAGCAGCGTTCGACAAGCTAGCTAAAGAAGAAGGCCTGTATTCAAAAAGCCTTAACGGCGATGCTTTCTCTAACGAAGCAAAACAGAAAACAATTGACCTGATCAAAGAAGATCTAGGTCAGATCGATATGGTTGTGTACTCACTGGCGTCTCCAGTGCGTAAAATGCCAGAGACTGGCGAAGTAATTCGTTCAGCTCTTAAGCCTATCGGCGAAACGTACACATCTACAGCGGTAGATACAAACAAAGATGCGATCATTGAAGCAAGCGTTGAGCCTGCTACTGAAGAAGAGATCAAAGACACTGTTACTGTAATGGGCGGTGAAGATTGGGAACTTTGGATCAACGCACTTTCTGAAGCGGGTGTTCTAGCTGACGGTTGTAAGACTGTTGCTTACAGCTACATCGGTACTGAGCTAACGTGGCCAATCTACTGGGATGGCGCGCTAGGTAAAGCTAAGATGGATCTAGATCGTGCAGCATCAGCGCTAAACGAAAAACTAGGCCAAACTGGCGGTACTGCAAACGTTGCTGTTCTTAAGTCTGTTGTTACTCAAGCAAGTTCTGCGATTCCTGTTATGCCTCTTTACATCGCTATGGTGTTCAAGAAGATGCGTGAAGAAGGTATTCACGAAGGTTGTATGGAACAGATCTTCCGTATGTTCAGCCAACGTCTATACAAAGAAGATGGTAGCGCAGCAGAAGTTGACGAAGTGAACCGTCTACGTCTAGACGACCTAGAACTTCGTGACGACATTCAAGAGCATTGTCGTAACCTATGGCCTCAAATCACAACTGAAAACCTGAAAGAACTGACTGACTACGTTGAGTACAAAGAAGAGTTCTTGAAGCTGTTCGGTTTCGGTGTTGAAGGCGTTGATTACGAAGCTGACGTTAACCCAGCTGTTGAATTTGATGTAGCTGATATCTAA
- a CDS encoding VCBS domain-containing protein: MGSINLNILGLANGVVVLDAQGQVRRLPPGEQPAASDVVVTIETSEESVPNVSARFVDDRGQLNLLDTDDAIVQVQRAIEEGFDPTELGDEFDTAAGEQGSSLTNSGRIERTGAETLASTNFETDGLESQGLSDTQSIALFDIIALALISGETNVIEFEQDEPVETGGALTSDDPDVTFIAKEAEGENGFGSFVVNEDGTWSFVANSPFDELADGEQIQDTTTVQTSDGGEQVITVTIIGTDDAAVATDDSGSVTEDINVDDITNQLVTSGQIVITDVDSDTPTFSADGEFNLVGSTNESQLGVLSIDPDGAWTYVVNNDDVQYLDDDEFVTEVYTVTASDGTTSEVTITINGADDPSDITVGEGDSDTGEVTEDVDVDQESNNLATSGTLTITDVDANDVAAFQSSGTFNPEGSTNDTALGMLTITDDGEWTYVVDNDDVQYLDDDEFVTEVYTVTAIDGTTSEVTITINGADDPSEITVGEGDSDMGQVTEDVDVNPETDQLTTSGTLTITDVDANDVAAFQPNGTFNPEGSTNDTALGMLTITDDGEWTYVVDNDDVQYLDDDEFVTEVYTVTAIDGTTSEVTITINGADDPSEITVGQGDNDMGEVTEDVEVDPESNDLMATGTLTITDVDANDVAAFQPNGTFNPEGSTNDTALGMLTITDDGEWTYVVDNDDVQYLDDDEFVTEVYTVTAIDGTTSEVTITINGADDPSEITVGEGDSDVGEVTEDVDVNEDTNELSVSGTLTITDVDTSDMPAFKPNGVFTPVGSTYALALGMLTITPEGAWSYVVDNDAVQYLNDDDTVIERYVVTAIDGVEHVIEITINGVNDAPEATSFTVVNDEDAIIPILFDSEDGGMPDYISDIEDDHDDIPLNIRIESLPTNGSLLYTDENGVTREIVQSDVDNGVLFVPNNISFVAGPGEMFEMGFSGDPDDMPELVDGFYNWGVAVSPTERLITLDNGNTITVTIEDNNNKPLKQYQGEQSHVGFGIGDTDGRGMNKQETLVLDFTNNPLGVVDFGLDGLGGSFNTNSNVYVEVLYTFADGTTHTEQYQKDPGDTGNSQLLYDFSYSSPDNPIVGMELSSTGGSWELRYVQGNEAVTEDPQFDYVAVDFNGAESTVETVTIDIEEPQQYNVISAASNEPLYAESGNDLLIGDSGDNIFTWLDSTLDNGTDIIKDFELYTEGASDLIDLNDLLEDPQDETQMTELLGMIEVSVDGDDIALSIPINGGSDTQTIVVEGIATEMGASVDLGNDLSVLAELIKNDAA, from the coding sequence ATGGGAAGTATCAACCTAAATATACTAGGTCTTGCGAACGGGGTTGTAGTGCTGGACGCTCAAGGCCAGGTTAGACGTTTGCCTCCGGGCGAGCAACCAGCTGCTAGCGACGTCGTTGTCACTATCGAAACAAGTGAAGAGAGCGTGCCAAATGTTTCGGCACGGTTTGTCGATGACCGAGGCCAGCTAAACTTGCTAGACACTGATGATGCTATTGTTCAAGTTCAGCGTGCTATTGAAGAAGGATTTGATCCAACAGAATTGGGTGATGAGTTCGATACCGCCGCTGGTGAGCAAGGCTCAAGTCTAACCAACAGTGGTAGAATTGAACGTACAGGGGCTGAAACTCTAGCTTCCACGAACTTTGAAACTGACGGGCTTGAATCTCAAGGATTATCCGATACGCAAAGTATTGCTCTTTTCGATATCATTGCGCTTGCGCTTATTTCAGGTGAAACCAACGTTATTGAGTTTGAGCAGGATGAACCTGTTGAAACTGGGGGCGCTTTAACCAGCGACGATCCGGACGTTACCTTTATCGCCAAAGAGGCGGAAGGTGAGAATGGGTTTGGGTCTTTTGTCGTTAATGAAGATGGTACTTGGTCATTCGTAGCTAACAGTCCATTTGATGAACTTGCTGATGGCGAGCAAATTCAAGATACGACGACAGTGCAAACCTCCGACGGTGGCGAACAAGTCATCACAGTCACCATCATTGGTACTGATGATGCGGCAGTCGCTACCGATGACTCGGGCAGTGTGACTGAGGACATTAATGTAGATGACATCACCAATCAATTAGTGACATCTGGTCAGATCGTAATTACAGATGTAGACAGCGACACTCCTACCTTTTCAGCTGACGGTGAGTTTAACCTCGTAGGTTCAACAAACGAATCACAGCTAGGCGTATTGAGCATCGACCCTGATGGTGCTTGGACTTACGTAGTTAACAACGACGATGTTCAGTACTTGGATGACGATGAATTCGTTACTGAGGTTTATACCGTGACAGCCAGTGACGGTACCACTAGCGAAGTGACTATCACTATTAACGGTGCCGATGACCCATCTGATATAACTGTTGGTGAAGGTGATTCAGACACAGGAGAAGTGACTGAGGATGTGGATGTTGATCAAGAGAGCAACAACTTAGCGACGTCAGGTACGCTAACCATCACCGATGTTGACGCTAACGATGTCGCGGCTTTTCAATCTAGCGGAACGTTTAATCCTGAAGGTTCGACCAATGATACTGCGTTGGGTATGTTGACTATTACCGACGATGGCGAATGGACTTACGTCGTCGACAACGATGATGTGCAATATCTCGATGACGATGAATTTGTCACCGAGGTTTACACGGTGACTGCGATTGATGGGACCACAAGTGAAGTGACCATCACCATCAATGGTGCCGATGATCCATCCGAAATCACGGTCGGAGAAGGTGATTCCGACATGGGACAAGTCACAGAAGATGTCGATGTAAACCCTGAAACCGACCAGCTCACGACATCTGGTACGTTGACGATCACTGATGTTGACGCTAATGATGTCGCGGCTTTTCAACCTAACGGAACGTTTAATCCTGAAGGTTCGACCAATGATACTGCGTTGGGTATGTTGACCATTACCGACGATGGTGAATGGACTTATGTCGTAGACAACGACGATGTGCAGTATCTCGATGACGATGAATTTGTCACCGAGGTTTACACGGTGACTGCGATTGACGGAACCACCAGCGAAGTGACCATCACCATCAACGGTGCTGATGACCCATCTGAGATTACGGTTGGTCAAGGTGACAATGATATGGGTGAGGTGACGGAGGATGTTGAGGTTGATCCTGAGAGTAACGACTTGATGGCGACGGGAACACTGACGATTACCGATGTTGATGCTAACGATGTCGCGGCTTTTCAACCTAACGGAACGTTTAATCCTGAAGGTTCGACCAATGATACTGCGTTGGGTATGTTGACCATTACCGACGATGGCGAATGGACTTACGTCGTCGACAACGATGATGTGCAATATCTCGATGACGATGAATTTGTCACCGAGGTTTACACGGTTACTGCGATTGACGGAACCACAAGTGAAGTAACCATCACCATCAATGGTGCCGATGACCCATCTGAGATTACTGTTGGGGAAGGTGACTCTGACGTGGGAGAAGTGACAGAGGACGTCGATGTCAATGAAGATACCAACGAACTCTCGGTGTCTGGTACTTTAACGATTACTGACGTCGACACGAGTGACATGCCTGCATTTAAACCTAATGGCGTGTTTACTCCTGTCGGATCTACTTATGCACTTGCACTAGGAATGTTAACGATTACTCCTGAAGGGGCATGGAGTTATGTCGTTGATAACGATGCGGTTCAATACTTGAACGATGACGACACGGTTATTGAGCGATATGTCGTCACCGCCATCGATGGTGTAGAGCATGTTATCGAGATAACAATCAATGGTGTCAATGACGCACCTGAAGCGACCAGCTTTACGGTCGTTAATGATGAGGACGCGATTATACCTATCCTCTTCGATTCTGAAGATGGCGGCATGCCAGATTACATCTCAGATATAGAAGATGATCATGATGACATTCCACTTAATATTCGGATAGAAAGTTTGCCAACCAACGGCAGCCTTTTGTATACCGATGAAAATGGCGTCACGAGAGAAATTGTGCAGTCTGACGTCGACAACGGTGTGTTGTTTGTCCCAAATAATATCAGCTTCGTTGCCGGGCCAGGAGAAATGTTTGAAATGGGCTTCAGTGGTGACCCTGACGATATGCCAGAGCTCGTTGATGGTTTCTATAATTGGGGCGTCGCGGTGTCGCCAACCGAGAGACTTATTACCCTAGATAACGGCAATACGATTACGGTTACGATTGAAGACAACAATAATAAACCTTTGAAACAGTATCAAGGTGAACAGTCTCATGTCGGTTTTGGTATTGGTGATACCGATGGTAGAGGTATGAACAAACAGGAGACCTTAGTCCTCGATTTTACGAATAATCCATTAGGGGTCGTTGATTTTGGTCTAGATGGTTTGGGTGGTTCATTTAACACCAATAGTAATGTTTATGTTGAAGTACTCTATACCTTTGCTGATGGTACAACGCATACAGAGCAGTATCAGAAAGACCCAGGAGACACCGGAAATAGCCAACTTCTTTATGATTTTAGTTATTCATCACCAGATAATCCGATCGTTGGAATGGAGTTGTCATCGACAGGGGGCAGTTGGGAGTTACGCTATGTCCAAGGTAACGAGGCGGTAACTGAAGACCCGCAGTTTGATTATGTCGCGGTCGACTTTAATGGCGCAGAAAGCACGGTAGAGACGGTCACCATAGATATCGAAGAACCGCAGCAATATAACGTTATTAGTGCAGCGAGTAATGAACCTTTGTATGCCGAGTCAGGCAACGATCTTCTGATTGGAGATAGCGGAGACAACATCTTCACTTGGCTAGACTCTACGCTCGACAATGGGACCGATATCATTAAAGACTTTGAGCTTTATACGGAGGGCGCCAGTGATCTGATTGACCTCAATGATCTACTTGAAGACCCACAAGATGAAACTCAAATGACCGAGCTGCTTGGCATGATTGAAGTGTCTGTTGATGGAGACGATATAGCACTATCGATTCCAATCAATGGCGGCAGTGATACTCAAACCATAGTGGTTGAAGGTATTGCAACGGAAATGGGAGCTTCGGTTGATCTCGGCAATGATCTTTCGGTGCTAGCCGAGTTAATCAAAAATGATGCTGCCTAG
- a CDS encoding TetR/AcrR family transcriptional regulator translates to MAPRSTTKDKILDVAEGLFAEHGFNDTSLRTITSKANVNLASVNYHFGDKKTLVRAVLNRYLEAFMPALQDALVNLNLNETYSMSDVFESLRQPLRALNDVRPNGTSRFMLLIGRGYTDVQGHLRWFITTRYSEVLTLFTSSVMKANPNLTQEQLFWRLHFTLGTCVFTMASSQALIEIAENDYDRKIDAKAVVDILIPYLAAGMSAKE, encoded by the coding sequence ATGGCACCAAGAAGTACAACCAAAGACAAAATCTTAGATGTGGCTGAAGGCTTATTTGCTGAGCACGGTTTTAATGACACCTCTTTACGCACCATTACGAGTAAAGCCAATGTCAATCTTGCTTCAGTGAACTACCACTTTGGCGATAAGAAGACTCTGGTTCGTGCGGTACTCAATCGTTACTTAGAAGCATTTATGCCTGCACTGCAAGACGCTTTAGTGAACTTAAATTTGAACGAAACGTATTCTATGAGTGACGTGTTTGAGTCTCTGAGACAGCCGCTAAGAGCACTGAATGATGTAAGGCCAAATGGTACGAGTCGATTTATGTTACTCATCGGTCGAGGTTATACGGATGTGCAAGGTCACTTGCGTTGGTTCATTACCACTCGCTACAGCGAAGTACTGACTCTGTTTACCAGCTCAGTAATGAAAGCCAACCCGAATCTCACTCAAGAACAGTTATTTTGGCGATTGCACTTCACCCTAGGGACTTGTGTATTCACCATGGCATCTAGCCAGGCTCTGATAGAAATTGCAGAGAATGACTATGACAGAAAGATAGATGCTAAGGCAGTGGTCGATATTCTCATTCCATATTTGGCCGCTGGCATGTCAGCAAAAGAATAA